The following coding sequences are from one Kallotenue papyrolyticum window:
- the rsmD gene encoding 16S rRNA (guanine(966)-N(2))-methyltransferase RsmD: MRVISGSAKGHKLKGPPDNQTRPMLDRVKESLFSILTGYDVIHGRVLDLFAGTGALGIECLSRGAAWCDFVEQRAVMCRIIRENLQHTKLAERGRVHQGTVEAFIAQFRGEPYDIIVMDPPYASPTIEATIQAIADSALVKDGSILVVGHWPRLRLQERYGRFEQLTSRRLGDSSFSIYEYREA, from the coding sequence ATGCGCGTCATTAGCGGATCGGCCAAAGGCCACAAACTCAAGGGGCCGCCCGATAACCAGACGCGGCCCATGCTCGATCGAGTCAAGGAGTCGCTGTTCTCGATCTTGACGGGCTACGATGTGATTCACGGGCGCGTGCTCGACCTGTTCGCCGGCACCGGCGCGCTGGGCATCGAATGCCTGTCGCGCGGCGCGGCCTGGTGCGATTTCGTCGAACAGCGCGCGGTGATGTGTCGCATCATCCGCGAGAACCTGCAGCACACCAAGCTGGCCGAGCGCGGACGCGTGCATCAGGGCACGGTGGAGGCCTTCATCGCGCAGTTTCGGGGCGAGCCCTATGATATAATCGTCATGGACCCGCCCTACGCTAGTCCGACCATCGAAGCGACGATCCAGGCCATCGCCGACTCGGCGCTGGTCAAGGATGGCAGCATACTGGTGGTGGGCCACTGGCCGCGTCTGAGGCTGCAGGAACGCTATGGCCGCTTCGAGCAACTGACCAGTCGGCGTCTGGGCGACAG